Genomic window (Oscillospiraceae bacterium):
AATCTTTTGTAAATTTTGGAAACCCTCAAAATTTTGAAAAAAATGAACAGTTTAAGATATATACAGAAAAAAATATAAAAAGAATAGAACGTGTTTTAACTAATTTGAAAAAAGCGAAAAAATATGATGAAAATGAAGTAGAAAAACTTAAGAACATTTTGGCTGAGTTGGAGGAATATTATGCCTAAACTTAAAGAAATCATTAATATTCTTGAATTAACAGTACCTTCTTATCTTAAAGAAGAATGGGATAATGTCGGGCTTATTATAGGAGATAGGGAAGCAGAAATTAAAAAAATTCTTGTAGCACTTGATTGTACTAAAAGTGTAGTTTTTGAGGCTATAAATAAAAATGCCGACCTTATAATTACCCATCATCCTTTGATTTTTGAAGGTATAAAGAATATTGATTTTAATACATCAATGGGTTATAAAATTAAACAACTTATAAATAACAATATAAACCTTGTATCTTTGCATACTAATTTTGATAAAGTTAATGGCGGAACAAGTGATACCGTTGCAAAAATACTTGGACTTTATGATGCTAAAAATCTTACCGAAGAGGAGTTTTCTTTAGGGAAAATCGGCAGTATAAATCCTATGCCATTAGAAGAATTTTTAAATAAAGTAAAAGATAATCTGAATCTAAAAAATATAAAATATATAGGTAATAACGATAAAATGATAAATAAAGTCGCAGTTGTGTCAGGGGCTGGTGCAGACTTTTTATATGAGGCAAAAAAGATGGGTGCAGATTGCCTTATTACATCAGAGGTTAAGCATCATATAGGAATTGATGCACTTGAAAACGATATCGCAATAATTGATGCGGGGCATTTTGAAACTGAAAATGTTGCAATGAAAACTTTTATTGATTTACTAAAAGACTTACCCGCAGAGGTAATTATGTCAGAAACTTACACGCATTTATTTAACTATCTATAAAAGGAAGAAGAAATGTTAAACGAATTTACTAAACTTAAAAAAGAAATACTTGAAAAAAAATATTCGCACTTAAATGATATTCAAAGACAGGTTGCTTTCACTGTGGGAGGTCCCATTTTAATTCTTGCAGGTGCAGGAAGCGGTAAAACAACCACTATCACAAACCGTATAAGTTATATGATAAAGTATGGGGACAGTTACAACACAGATTATCTTCCGTCTAATCTTACAGAAGAACTTTTGGAAAGATTAAGAACTAAACAGATTGATTTTTATACGGATAATCTTTTATCATATAATCCTGTTGACCCTTACAATATCCTTGCCATAACTTTTACCAATAAAGCGGCGGGAGAAATGAGAGAGAGAATAAAAAATCTTTCTGGAGATATTGCAGATAAAATGTGGATATGTACTTTCCACTCTGCCTGCGTAAAAATTTTAAGGCAGGATATTGATAAACTTGGTTTTGATAAATCTTTTGCAATATATGACTCTATGGACTCGAAAACTCTTATAAAAGACTGTATGGAAGAACTTAATATAGATGAAAAAGTTATTTCCCATAAAGTTTTTATGTCATATATTTCATCTTTTAAAGACAAATATATTTCACCTGCAGAAGTTTCAAAATATGCAGGTTCAGATTATATAGCCTCACAGGTTGAAAAAGTATATAAACTTTATCAGGCAAAGTTAAAGAAATTTAATGCACTTGATTTTGATGATTTATTATATATGACAGTTCATCTTTTAAAAAGCGAAAAAGAAGTTTTAGAAAAATGGCAGAACAGGTTTAAATATATAGTTGTTGATGAATATCAGGATACTTCTAAAATTCAGTATATGTTAATATCACTGCTTGGCGAAAAAAGTAAAAATGTGTGTGTTGTAGGTGATGATGACCAGAGTATATATAAATTCAGAGGTGCAGATATTTCAAATATCTTGTCTTTTGAAAAGCAGTTTGATAATGCGAAAGTTATAAAATTAGAGCAGAATTACCGTTCAACTAAAACTATCTTGGATGGTGCCAATGCTGTAATAGCGAATAATGCAAAGAGAAAAGATAAAAAATTGTGGACCGAAAATTCACAAGGCGAGAAAATAAATCTTCTAAACCCTTCGGATGAAAGGGAAGAAGCATCAAAAATCGGCAAAATTATTGATAAGTATGTTTATAATGGGCATAAGTACAGCGATATAGCAATTCTTTACCGAATGAATGCTCAGTCCCGTGCAATAGAAGAATGTTTTTTAAGAAACGCAATTCCTCACAGAGTTGTTGGCGGTCTTCGTTTCTTTGACCGTAAGGAAATAAAGGACATTATTGCGTATATGAGAGTTGGCTTTAACGGGAAAGATGATATAAGTTTTAAACGAGTAATAAATGAGCCTAAAAGGGGTATAGGCAAAACTGCCATTGACAAACTGACGCAGATTGCAAATGATGAGAATATATCTTTGTTTGAAGTTTGTGAAAAGATTGAAGTTTACGATGAACTTTCAAGGTATCATAAAACTTTAAGGGATTTTGTTAAACTGATATATGATTTCAGAGTTGAACTTTCCGACATAGAAGCGTATGCCAAAATTGTTATAAACGGTTCAGGCTATCTTGATATGTTAAATAAAGAAGACAGTATCGAATCAAGAACAAGAGCAGATAACGTTAAAGAACTTTTAACTATGGTAAAGGAATATAAGGAAAACGAAGAAGACGCTTCAGTTGGCGGATTTTTAGAAAATATGGCACTTTTATCCGATATAGATAATTATGATAATGATGAAGATGCCGTTGTACTTATGAGTATGCATGCTGCAAAAGGTCTTGAGTTCGATGTCGTATTTATAGTAGGCGCGGAAGAGGGGATTTTTCCGTCGAGCCGTTCTTTTGGCTCTTCGGAGGAACTTGAGGAAGAAAGGCGACTTATGTATGTTGCTATTACCCGTGCTAAAAAAGAACTGTATATTACAGTTACAAGCACAAGAACTATTTTTGGTAATACTATGTTTTCAAGACAGTCAAGATTTATAGGAGAAATTCCTCCAAATCTTTTAAACATTGAAAAACCTAAACCTAAAGAAACCTTTAGTTTTGAGTCGAATTATGTACCGTCTTACACGAGAACTATTACAAGTTTTAATAAAACTGAAGTTAAACCTTTTGAAATTTCCTATAAGGAAGGGGACAGAGTTTCTCATCTGAAATTTGGTCAGGGTACAGTTAAAGAGATCTTAAAACTTGGAAGTGACTATAAAGTAACCATTCTTTTTGATTCAGGGGAAGAAAAGAAACTTATGGCAACTTTTGCAAAATTAGAAAAAATATAGGAGTATATTATGACTGAAGAACTTATAAAAAGAATAAATTTTTTATCAATAAAATCCAAAGAAGAGGGACTTTCCGAAGAAGAAAAGAAAGAACAGGAAAATCTTCGCAAAGAGTATATAAGACAGTTTAAACAGGGTATGTTAAATACCCTTGACAACGTCTATATAGTTGATAAAGACGGAAATAAGAAAAAAATTGAAAAGAAAAAATAATTTATTATTAAAAAAATATTGACATAGCCCCGTAATAATTATATAATTATTACGCTATGCAAGTTTAGAAATACTAAACTTTTTGTAATTATGAAAAACGGAAGCGGAGAATTTTATGGATATTGGCAGTAAACTTAAGGAATTAAGAACTAAAAATAATCTTACACAGACAGAACTTGGCAAAAGATGTGATTTAACAAAGGGGTTTATATCACAGATTGAGAGAAATCTTGCCTCTCCGTCTATTGCTACGCTTAACGATATACTAAACAGCTTAGGGAGTAATTTAAAAGTATTTTTTGAAGATTGGGAGTGAAAATATTGTCAAATCATTTAATAGAATTTCAGAATGTATCTAAACAGTTTGATGTTACTGAGGCGCTTAGTGACATAAATTTATATATAGATTCAAATGAGTTTGTTACTTTACTGGGACCTTCAGGGTGTGGTAAATCAACTCTTCTTCGTATTATAGCAGGTTTTGAAGAGCCGACTGAAGGTAAGGTTCTTTTTGAGGGTAAGGATTTAATAAGTATACCTCCGTATAAAAGGCCTGTTAATACTGTTTTTCAAAAATATGCACTTTTTCCGCATATGAATGTGTATGATAATATTGCTTTTGGTCTTAAAATTAAGAATATTGATAAAAAAGAAATAGATAAAAAGGTTATGAAAGTTTTAGAACTTGTCAACCTTAAAAATTATTACGACAGAAGCATTGATTCTTTAAGCGGCGGTCAACAACAAAGAATTGCAATAGCGAGAGCCATAGTAAATGAACCATCAGTTTTGCTTCTTGACGAACCTCTTGCTGCACTCGATTTGAAGTTAAGGCAGGGAATGCAGATAGAACTTAAAAATATGCAAAAGGAACTTGGTATTACTTTCGTATATGTTACTCACGACCAGGAAGAAGCCCTTACTATGTCAGATACCATAGTGGTTATGAGAGAAGGTAAAATTCAGCAGATAGGAAAACCTGTCGATATATATAACGAGCCTGAAAATGCTTTTGTTGCTGATTTCATTGGTGAAAGTAATATAATAGACGGCATAATGAATCAGGACTGTGTTGTTACATTTTTAGGAAGAGTTTTTGAATGTGTTGATAAAGGTTTTGCTATAAACGAAAATGTTGATGTTGTGATAAGGCCTGAAGATATTATTATAGGCGATGAAGGTATTGATACATTAAATGGTGTTGTTGAATCGGTTACATTCAAGGGTGTTCATTATGAAATGATAGTTAATACAGGGGATTACAGATGGACTATCCATAATACTATAATGAAACCTGAAGGAGCAAGAGTAGGCTTAAGTGTTAAGCCGTTTGATATTCATATTATGAAAAAATAAAACGCGGAGGAATGAGAGTTGTTCAAAAAGTTTTTGGTATATCCTCATCTTTTATGGATGTTGATATTTGTACTTGTACCGATAGTTCTGGTACTTATATACAGTTTTCAGATAGCGGGTATTGACGGGGAAATATTTTTTTCTTTAGAAAACTATCAGAAACTTCTTGATACTGACTATTTTAATATATTTTTAAGGTCAGTTTATTTAGCAGTTATAAGTTCAATTATATGTCTGGCACTTGGATATCCGATTGCTATGATACTTGCAGGAAGAGAACGAAGAACGAAAAAAAGCGGTTTGGTTTGGATATTCATTTTACCAATGTGGATGAATATGCTTCTTAGAACATATTCATGGCTTACAATTTTGGAGAAAAACGGCGTTTTAAATAATTTATTGTCGTATCTAAATTTACCTAATGTAAATATTTTATACACATCAGGTGCAGTAGTTTTAGGTATGGTATATAACTTCTTACCATTTATGATACTTCCTATATATTCCGTACTTATAAAAATAGATAACAGCATAATTGAAGCGGCGGAAGACTTGGGTGCAAATTCCTTGACAGTATTTAAAAAAGTAACGTTGCCTCTTAGTATTCCGGGAGTTATATCGGGAATAACTATGGTATTTTTACCTGCTGTTACAACTTTTATAATTTCCAAACTGCTTGGCGGAGGCCATTATATGCTAATAGGTAACCTTATTGAAAATCAGTTTTTGGTTGCAGATAACTGGAACTTTGGTTCTGCAATTTCGATAATTATGATTGTTGTTATTCTTCTTTCAATGGGGATTACAAACTTCTTTGAAAAAGATACCTCTGAATCAAAAAAAGGAGGTAAGATAAAATGAAACGTAAAGGTAAAAAAATAATTGGTGACTTTTTTCAGTCAACATATCTTTTTGTGATTTTTATGTTTTTATACCTACCTGTTGTGGTACTTATGGTTTATTCATTTAATGAGTCCAAGTCCAGAGGTAACTGGGGCGGTTTTTCGTTTAAATGGTATGTTGAACTTTTTAAAGATTCCGCATTGCTTTCAGCATTTTATTATACAGTTGCTGTGGCGATTATATCATCTTTAATTGCATGTGTAATAGGTACTGCCGCATCTTTTGGTATAAATGCTTTTAAGAAAAAATCTTTAAGAGCAATGATTAATACTGTTACCAATATCCCGGTAGTAAGTCCTGATATAGTAACAGGTGTATCTCTTATGATATTGTTTGTGGCTCTTAAAATACCAAGAGGGTTTACGACAATGCTACTTTCACACATTACTTTTAATATCCCATACGTGATATTATCGGTAATGCCAAAAATAGCACAACTTGATAAAAATATATATGAAGCGGCGCTTGATTTAGGGGCGAAACCTTATTTCGCTTTTAGAAAAGTAATTATTCCGCAGATAATGCCGGGAATAATAAATGGATTACTGCTTTCTTTTACAATGTCAATTGATGACTTTATCATTAGTTTCTTCACAACGGGAAACGGTGTTTCAAATCTTTCGATATATGTTTATTCAATGGCAAAGAGGGGACTAAATCCTAAGATAAACGCTCTTTCTACGATTATGTTTATAGTAGTTATAGTGTTACTCTTTATAGTTAATAAACGTTCAAGCAAAGATAAATCAAAAAATGTATTGTTTAGTTAAAAAAATTGATGTATTTTTAATTTTATAAAACTAAGTAAGTTAGAAAGGTGATAGTTAAAGTGAAAAAAGTTTTATTTGTAATTTTAGTATTAAGTATGGTTTTAGGAATTTTTACTGCTTGTCAGCCTGATGACAGGATTCAGCTTAATATTTATAATGTTGGTGATTATATCAACGAAGATGTTATTGATATATTTGAAGAGGAAAATCCTGATATTAAAATAAACTATGAAACATATTATGCAAACGAAGAAATGTATGTTAAGGTTGCAAATAAAAGTTCTGATTATGATGTAATTTTTCCTTCAGATTATATGATAGAGAAAATGAAATCAGAAGGGCTTTTGAATAAAATTAATTTTGAAAACATTCCTAACTATGAAAAAATATCTCCTGAATTCAAAGGTCTTGATTATGACAAAAATGAAGAGTACAGCGTGCCTTATATGTGGGGTACAATGGGTATTTTATACAACAAATCTCTTGTTAAAGAAGATGTTACAAGCTGGAAAATCTTATGGGATGAAAAATATGCTAAAAATATCTTTATGTTAGATACGGAAAGAGATACTTTGGGGATTACACTTAAAATGCTCGGTTATTCTTTAAACAGTGGTAATGAAAAAGAACTAAAGGAAGCAAAGGAAGCACTTATCAAGCAAAAACCTTTAGTACTTGCATACTGCGGAGATGAAGTTAAAGATAAAATGATTAATGCTGAAGCGGCACTTTCAGTTGTCTGGTCAGGAGATGCATACTATTGTATGTCACAAAATGAAGACTTAGCGTATGCTATTCCTTCCGAAGGCTCTAACCTTTGGTTTGATGCCATGGTAATTCCGACAACGTCTAAACATCAGGCTGAAGCCGAAAGATTTATTAACTTTATGTGCCGTCCTGATATTGCTAAAATGAATGTCGATTATATAGAATATTCAACACCTATAGGCGAAGTTAAGGAGCAACTTTCCGATGATGTTAAAAACGATAAAATGAGATATCCTGATATTACTAAAATTAATAATCTTGAAATATTCTCATTTGATAAAGAACTTACAAAGAAATATTCGGAAATCTGGCAGGAAATAAAAATTTCAAATTAATAAATACATGCAATATAAAGGCTGTTATAATTTTATAACAGCCTCTATGTGCAGTATGGGGAGTGTGGCAGATGAATAATGATAAAGATTTGCTGAAACTAATTGAAAATAAATATTCTTCGTTTAGTAAAAGTCATAAAAAAATTGCCGATTACATTTTGAAAAACAGTGATAAAGTTGCATATATGACTGCAGCTAAATTAGGCGAAACAGTTGGAATAAGCGATTCAACTGTTGTTCGTTTTGCTGTGGAAATCGGTTTTGAAGGGTATCCTGAATTTTTAAAACGACTTCGAGAAGTCGTTTCAGGTAAACTTACATCTATACAGAGAATAGAGATAACATCATCAACACTTTCGAAAGAAGATATGCTTGACAATGTAATAAATTCAGATATAGATAAACTTAAAAAAACACTTATAAATATTGATAAAGAAGCGTTTAATAATGCTATTTCGACAATTTTAAAAGCAAAAACAATTTATATTGTCGGCGTACGCAGTTCTGCATCTTTGGCAAGTTTTTTAGGTTTTTATTTTAATCTTATGTTTGATAATGTTAAACTTATTCATACAAACAGTGTCAGCGAAATGTTTGAACAAATATTAAATATTTCAAAAGATGATGTTATAATAGGTATAAGTTTTCCAAGATATTCAAGAAGAACACTTAATGCTTTGCAATATGCAAAAAAGAATGGCAGCAAAATTGTTGCTGTTACCGACAGTAATATGTCGCCTCTTACTCTTGTGGCAGATTATTCTCTTATTGCACGAAGTGATATGGCATCTTTTGCCGATTCCTTAGTTGCACCTTTAAGTCTTATAAATGCAATTATTGTTGCTATTGCTATGAGTAAACCTGAGGAAATATCCAATACATTTACTAAACTTGAAAATATCTGGGATGAATATGAGGTATATGATAAATGATGGCAGATGTTGTTGTTATCGGTGGAGGCCCTGCAGGCTTAATGGCAGCAGGCACAGCCTTCTTATCAGGTAAGAAAACCGTGCTTGTTGAAAAAAATAATATACTGGGGAAAAAACTTCTTATAACCGGAAAAGGCAGATGTAATGTTACTAACGGAGCAGATATTTCCGAGTTCTTTGACTTCGTTGTAAGAAATCCGAGATTTCTATATAGTGCATTTTATAATTTTACGAATACAGATGTAATAGATTTTTTTGAAAACTATGGCATTCCTTTAAAAGAGGAAAGGGGAAAAAGAATTTTTCCTGTTTCCGACCGTTCAAATGATATCCTTTCGGGACTTAAAAAATATACCGAAAGTGTAGATAAAATATTTGTTAAGGCAACAGGGATTGTTGTCAAAGATAATGTTGTAAAAGGTGTAAAATTAGCAGATGGGAAAGTAATAGAGTGTGAAAGTGTTGTTGTTGCAACAGGAGGCCTTTCATATCCTCTTACAGGCAGTACAGGGGATGGTTATAAATTTGCAAAATTAAATGGGCATACTGTTACCAAACTTAAACCTGCACTCGTCCCTCTTATTTTAAATAGCAAGTATCCGAGCCTTTTAGAGGGATTGTCGCTAAAAAATGTAAAAGTAATGCTCAGTGACGAAAACCAAAAAGAACTGTATTCTGATTTTGGAGAAATGGTATTTACAAAAAACGGAGTAAGCGGGCCTGTTATACTTTCTATGTCTTCATTTGTAAATGATAACAGCAAACACAAACTTATAATTGATTTAAAACCTGCTTTGGATTTTGAAAAACTGGAAAAAAGAGTTCTTAGCGATTTTTCTAAATTTACAAATAAGGATTTTTCTAATGCGCTTTCAGAACTGCTGCCTAAGAAAATGATACCTGTTATAGTTGAACTGTCAGGGATTAATCCATCTAAAAAAGTTAACCAGATAACAAAAGAGGAAAGAAAAAATCTTATATCACTTCTTAAAAATTTAACTTTTGAAATTAAATCAAAGGGTAATATCGAAGAAGCAATTGTAACTGACGGCGGAATAAATGTTAAAGAAATCAATCCTAAGACAATGGAATCCAAACTTGTAAAAGGGCTTTTTTTTGCAGGTGAAATCATAGATGTTCACGCATATACAGGCGGCTTTAATCTTCAGATTGCTTTTTCTACAGGTTATACCGCTGGAATAAATTGTTAGATATAACGTAAGGAGAAAAATACTATGAAAACTTATAAAATCGCAATAGACGGACCTGCAGGAGTAGGAAAAAGTTCTACAGCAAAAATTGTTGCAAAAAAATTATCCTTTATATATGTTGATACAGGCGCAATGTACCGCGCTGTCGGTGTGTATTGTATTAAAAATAATCTTCAGCCGGAAGATGTTGTGCCACACCTTGATAACATAAATATAGAAATAAAATACGAGGATGAAACACAAAAAGTTTACTTAAATGGCGAAGATGTAACAAAGGAAATAAGAACTCCCGAAGGTTCAATCTATGCATCTAAAGTTGCAGTAATAAAAGAAGTAAGAGTTAAACTTGTCAGTATGCAACAGAAAATGGGCGAAACTACAAATGTTGTTATGGACGGAAGAGATATAGGTAACCGTGTTTTCCCTGATGCTGATATAAAAATATTCTTAACTGCATCTTGCGAAGAAAGAGCAAAAAGAAGATATGAAGAACTTAACAAAACAGTTCCGTATGATGAAATACTTGAAGATATAAAATTCCGTGACCATAACGATTCTACAAGGGAAATTGACCCTTTAAGGCCTGCTTCTGATGCAGTGCTTATAGATAACAGCGACCTGACATTAGAAGAAACGGTTGATAAGATATATAATTTGTGCATAAAAAAGGTTGGGGTTTAAATGAGTTTTTATAAGATTGTAAGAAATATTCTTATAGTAATTGTAAAAATACTTTTCCGTATTGAGTATGTTGGGGTTAATAATATTCCCGAAGAAAATGGTTACATATTTTGTGCTAATCATATATGTTTTATGGATCCATTGCTTATTGCGTGTAATAAAAAAAAGGAATTTCATTTTATTGCAAAGGAAGAACTTATAAAAGTTCCTGTTTTAGGATGGCTTTTAAAAAAGTTGAATGTTATCCCGGTAAAAAGAGGAACAGGGGATATAGGTGCCATGAAAAAAGGCATTGAGGTTTTAAAAAACGGGAATTCTTTAATTATATTTCCTGAGGGTACACGTTCTAAAACAGGTAAAATGGGTGAGGCAAAACATGGTATGGCACTTCTTGTAAAGAAAACAGGTTGTGGTGTTATGCCTTGTGCAGTTATTGGTAAACCTCATTTGTTTAAAAAAACAAAACTTGTTTACGGAGATCCTATCCCGGCAGGTTTCTTTGAAGGGGAAAAAGACCTGACTATTATAACAAACTATATAGTAGATAAGATACAAAATCTTATAGATAATAATTAATTAAAATATTTTTTAAAAAAGTGTTGACAAAAAGGAATAATAGTGATATTATAGAAAAGCTGTTGCGAAACGCGAGTAAATACTTTAAAAAATTTTTAAAAAAATTAAAAAAAGGTATTGACAAAATGAAAGTATGCTGATATACTGTAATAGTTGCGTCACGAAACTTGAAAGTATTTTTTAAAAAGTTAAAAAAAGTGCTTGACAAGAAAGAGTAACAGTGATACAATAAAATTCCCTCGCGATAAAAAGCGAGGACGGTCTTTGAAAATTAAACAATATGATGGTCCTTGAAATTTTTTAAATGAGTTTAAAGAAAACCAAGGTAATAATGGAAAATGCAAGCGAGA
Coding sequences:
- a CDS encoding MurR/RpiR family transcriptional regulator, which gives rise to MNNDKDLLKLIENKYSSFSKSHKKIADYILKNSDKVAYMTAAKLGETVGISDSTVVRFAVEIGFEGYPEFLKRLREVVSGKLTSIQRIEITSSTLSKEDMLDNVINSDIDKLKKTLINIDKEAFNNAISTILKAKTIYIVGVRSSASLASFLGFYFNLMFDNVKLIHTNSVSEMFEQILNISKDDVIIGISFPRYSRRTLNALQYAKKNGSKIVAVTDSNMSPLTLVADYSLIARSDMASFADSLVAPLSLINAIIVAIAMSKPEEISNTFTKLENIWDEYEVYDK
- a CDS encoding 1-acyl-sn-glycerol-3-phosphate acyltransferase — translated: MSFYKIVRNILIVIVKILFRIEYVGVNNIPEENGYIFCANHICFMDPLLIACNKKKEFHFIAKEELIKVPVLGWLLKKLNVIPVKRGTGDIGAMKKGIEVLKNGNSLIIFPEGTRSKTGKMGEAKHGMALLVKKTGCGVMPCAVIGKPHLFKKTKLVYGDPIPAGFFEGEKDLTIITNYIVDKIQNLIDNN
- a CDS encoding ABC transporter permease, whose translation is MKRKGKKIIGDFFQSTYLFVIFMFLYLPVVVLMVYSFNESKSRGNWGGFSFKWYVELFKDSALLSAFYYTVAVAIISSLIACVIGTAASFGINAFKKKSLRAMINTVTNIPVVSPDIVTGVSLMILFVALKIPRGFTTMLLSHITFNIPYVILSVMPKIAQLDKNIYEAALDLGAKPYFAFRKVIIPQIMPGIINGLLLSFTMSIDDFIISFFTTGNGVSNLSIYVYSMAKRGLNPKINALSTIMFIVVIVLLFIVNKRSSKDKSKNVLFS
- a CDS encoding (d)CMP kinase translates to MKTYKIAIDGPAGVGKSSTAKIVAKKLSFIYVDTGAMYRAVGVYCIKNNLQPEDVVPHLDNINIEIKYEDETQKVYLNGEDVTKEIRTPEGSIYASKVAVIKEVRVKLVSMQQKMGETTNVVMDGRDIGNRVFPDADIKIFLTASCEERAKRRYEELNKTVPYDEILEDIKFRDHNDSTREIDPLRPASDAVLIDNSDLTLEETVDKIYNLCIKKVGV
- a CDS encoding ABC transporter ATP-binding protein produces the protein MSNHLIEFQNVSKQFDVTEALSDINLYIDSNEFVTLLGPSGCGKSTLLRIIAGFEEPTEGKVLFEGKDLISIPPYKRPVNTVFQKYALFPHMNVYDNIAFGLKIKNIDKKEIDKKVMKVLELVNLKNYYDRSIDSLSGGQQQRIAIARAIVNEPSVLLLDEPLAALDLKLRQGMQIELKNMQKELGITFVYVTHDQEEALTMSDTIVVMREGKIQQIGKPVDIYNEPENAFVADFIGESNIIDGIMNQDCVVTFLGRVFECVDKGFAINENVDVVIRPEDIIIGDEGIDTLNGVVESVTFKGVHYEMIVNTGDYRWTIHNTIMKPEGARVGLSVKPFDIHIMKK
- a CDS encoding helix-turn-helix transcriptional regulator, producing the protein MDIGSKLKELRTKNNLTQTELGKRCDLTKGFISQIERNLASPSIATLNDILNSLGSNLKVFFEDWE
- a CDS encoding NAD(P)/FAD-dependent oxidoreductase; amino-acid sequence: MADVVVIGGGPAGLMAAGTAFLSGKKTVLVEKNNILGKKLLITGKGRCNVTNGADISEFFDFVVRNPRFLYSAFYNFTNTDVIDFFENYGIPLKEERGKRIFPVSDRSNDILSGLKKYTESVDKIFVKATGIVVKDNVVKGVKLADGKVIECESVVVATGGLSYPLTGSTGDGYKFAKLNGHTVTKLKPALVPLILNSKYPSLLEGLSLKNVKVMLSDENQKELYSDFGEMVFTKNGVSGPVILSMSSFVNDNSKHKLIIDLKPALDFEKLEKRVLSDFSKFTNKDFSNALSELLPKKMIPVIVELSGINPSKKVNQITKEERKNLISLLKNLTFEIKSKGNIEEAIVTDGGINVKEINPKTMESKLVKGLFFAGEIIDVHAYTGGFNLQIAFSTGYTAGINC
- a CDS encoding ATP-dependent DNA helicase PcrA yields the protein MLNEFTKLKKEILEKKYSHLNDIQRQVAFTVGGPILILAGAGSGKTTTITNRISYMIKYGDSYNTDYLPSNLTEELLERLRTKQIDFYTDNLLSYNPVDPYNILAITFTNKAAGEMRERIKNLSGDIADKMWICTFHSACVKILRQDIDKLGFDKSFAIYDSMDSKTLIKDCMEELNIDEKVISHKVFMSYISSFKDKYISPAEVSKYAGSDYIASQVEKVYKLYQAKLKKFNALDFDDLLYMTVHLLKSEKEVLEKWQNRFKYIVVDEYQDTSKIQYMLISLLGEKSKNVCVVGDDDQSIYKFRGADISNILSFEKQFDNAKVIKLEQNYRSTKTILDGANAVIANNAKRKDKKLWTENSQGEKINLLNPSDEREEASKIGKIIDKYVYNGHKYSDIAILYRMNAQSRAIEECFLRNAIPHRVVGGLRFFDRKEIKDIIAYMRVGFNGKDDISFKRVINEPKRGIGKTAIDKLTQIANDENISLFEVCEKIEVYDELSRYHKTLRDFVKLIYDFRVELSDIEAYAKIVINGSGYLDMLNKEDSIESRTRADNVKELLTMVKEYKENEEDASVGGFLENMALLSDIDNYDNDEDAVVLMSMHAAKGLEFDVVFIVGAEEGIFPSSRSFGSSEELEEERRLMYVAITRAKKELYITVTSTRTIFGNTMFSRQSRFIGEIPPNLLNIEKPKPKETFSFESNYVPSYTRTITSFNKTEVKPFEISYKEGDRVSHLKFGQGTVKEILKLGSDYKVTILFDSGEEKKLMATFAKLEKI
- a CDS encoding ABC transporter permease codes for the protein MFKKFLVYPHLLWMLIFVLVPIVLVLIYSFQIAGIDGEIFFSLENYQKLLDTDYFNIFLRSVYLAVISSIICLALGYPIAMILAGRERRTKKSGLVWIFILPMWMNMLLRTYSWLTILEKNGVLNNLLSYLNLPNVNILYTSGAVVLGMVYNFLPFMILPIYSVLIKIDNSIIEAAEDLGANSLTVFKKVTLPLSIPGVISGITMVFLPAVTTFIISKLLGGGHYMLIGNLIENQFLVADNWNFGSAISIIMIVVILLSMGITNFFEKDTSESKKGGKIK
- a CDS encoding DUF896 domain-containing protein; translation: MMTEELIKRINFLSIKSKEEGLSEEEKKEQENLRKEYIRQFKQGMLNTLDNVYIVDKDGNKKKIEKKK
- a CDS encoding spermidine/putrescine ABC transporter substrate-binding protein, with the protein product MKKVLFVILVLSMVLGIFTACQPDDRIQLNIYNVGDYINEDVIDIFEEENPDIKINYETYYANEEMYVKVANKSSDYDVIFPSDYMIEKMKSEGLLNKINFENIPNYEKISPEFKGLDYDKNEEYSVPYMWGTMGILYNKSLVKEDVTSWKILWDEKYAKNIFMLDTERDTLGITLKMLGYSLNSGNEKELKEAKEALIKQKPLVLAYCGDEVKDKMINAEAALSVVWSGDAYYCMSQNEDLAYAIPSEGSNLWFDAMVIPTTSKHQAEAERFINFMCRPDIAKMNVDYIEYSTPIGEVKEQLSDDVKNDKMRYPDITKINNLEIFSFDKELTKKYSEIWQEIKISN
- a CDS encoding Nif3-like dinuclear metal center hexameric protein yields the protein MPKLKEIINILELTVPSYLKEEWDNVGLIIGDREAEIKKILVALDCTKSVVFEAINKNADLIITHHPLIFEGIKNIDFNTSMGYKIKQLINNNINLVSLHTNFDKVNGGTSDTVAKILGLYDAKNLTEEEFSLGKIGSINPMPLEEFLNKVKDNLNLKNIKYIGNNDKMINKVAVVSGAGADFLYEAKKMGADCLITSEVKHHIGIDALENDIAIIDAGHFETENVAMKTFIDLLKDLPAEVIMSETYTHLFNYL